GGTGCCTGCCAGGAGGTGCGCGGCACCGGAGTCGTCGGCAAGCAGCCGGTGCTGGAGCCGGGCGAGACCTTCTGCTACACGAGTGGCTGCCCGCTCAACACGCCCGACGGGTTGATGGCCGGCAGCTACACCATGGCGACGGTGGCCGGTGAGAGCTTCGAGGCGGAGATCCCCGCCTTCTCCCTCGACAGCCCGCACGTCCGCCGCAGCCTGCACTGAGGCCCCGGCCCGGGGCCCCGCTCCGGAGGAATCCATGCCTGCGACCGGCGAGCGGCTGAGCACGCTCGACATGCTGGCCCGCCTCGTGTCCTTCGACACGGAGAGCGACAAGTCCAATTTGGCGCTGATCGAGTCCGTCTGCGGCTACCTGGATGGCTGGGGCGTGCCGTACCTGCGCCTGCCGAACGCCGCAGGCGACAAGGCGGCCGTTCTCGCGACCATCGGCCCGATGGTCGATGGCGGTGTCGTCCTGTCCGGTCATACCGACGTGGTGCCGGTTGCGGGGCAGGCCTGGACCGGCGACCCGTTCGCCCTGCGCGTCGCCGACGGCCGGGCCTACGGGCGGGGCGCCGTCGACATGAAGGGCTTCGACGCCCTAGCGCTCGCGCTGGTGCCCGAGATGCTGGCCACCGACCTGAAGCGGCCGATCCACATCCTGCTCTCCTACGACGAGGAGACGACCTGCTTGGGCTCCATGGACGGGATCGCCCGCTTCGGGGCCGACCTGCCGCGGCCGGGCGCCGTGATCGTCGGCGAGCCCACCGGCATGGAGGTGGCGGACGCGCACAAGAGCATCGTCACCTGCCTCACCACCGTCCACGGGCACGAGGCCCATTCGGCGCGGCCCGCCCTCGGGGCGAACGCCGTCACGGCGGCCTGCGAGCTCGTCGCCGGCCTGAACCGGATCGCCGATCTGATGATCGAGCGTGGCGACCCATCGGGGCGGTTCGACCCGGCCTCGACCACGGTCCATGTCGGGACGATCCACGGCGGCACCGCTCGGAACATCCTGGCCAAGGAATGCCGCTTCCACTGGGAGTATCGCGGGCTGCCGGACCTCGACCCGGCCGAGATCCCGCGGCTCTTCGCGGCGGAGGTCGAGCGGGTGACGCGCGAGCGCCTCAACCGATACGGCGCGTTCGGGCGGATCGAGACCCTTGAGGAGGTCGACATTCCTGGCCTCGCCCCCGAGCCGGGGTCCGAGGCCGAGCGGCTCTGCCTGCGGCTGGCCGGGCGCAACCGCACCATCGCGGTTCCCTACGCGACTGAAGCCGGGCAGTTCCAGGCCGCAGGGATCCCGACCGTGGTCTGCGGACCGGGCGACATCGCGCAGGCGCACCAGCCCGACGAGTTCATCACCCTCGACGCCCTCGGCCGGGGCGAGCGGTTCCTGCGCAACCTGATCGAGGCCTATGCGTCATGAACGCGGTGACCGGAATCACCATCAAGCTGCGGCCGCTTGAGCGGGAGGACCTGCGCTTCGTCCACCAGCTCAACAACAACGACAGCATCATGCGCTACTGGTTCGAGGAGGCCTACGAGTCCTTTGCCGAACTGCAGCAGCTCTACGAGCGCAACATCCACAACCAGACCGAGCGCCGCTTCATCGTGGCCGATCCCGGCGGCGAGCCGGCCGGGCTGATCGAGCTCGTCGAGATCAACCACCTTCACCGGCGCTGCGAGTTCCAGATCGCGATCCACCCGAGCTTCCAGGGGCGCGGCTACGCCTGGCAGGCGACCCGGATCGCCATGGACTACGCGTTCAGTGTGCTCAACATCCACAAGCTCTACCTGCACGTCGACCGGGACAATGCCCGGGCGGTGCGGATCTACGAGCGCTGCGGCTTCCGGCCCGAAGGTGTGTTGAAGGACGAATTCTTCGTCAACGGGCGCTATCGCGACGCCGTGCGGATGTGCCTGTTCCAGCCGGATTACCTGAAGGCCCGCGGCGGCGGCGGCGACATCGCCGAACCCGTGCTGAAGGTGTGACGACGGTTGAATTGCCGGATCCTACGGGATCATCCCGGGGCTGCCCAGCGGCGCCCTGG
This window of the Methylobacterium tardum genome carries:
- the apaG gene encoding Co2+/Mg2+ efflux protein ApaG, translating into MYKAETRGISVTVQSRFAEEESSPNESRYFFAYTVEIVNNGSEQVQLRSRHWRIIDGHGACQEVRGTGVVGKQPVLEPGETFCYTSGCPLNTPDGLMAGSYTMATVAGESFEAEIPAFSLDSPHVRRSLH
- the argE gene encoding acetylornithine deacetylase; amino-acid sequence: MPATGERLSTLDMLARLVSFDTESDKSNLALIESVCGYLDGWGVPYLRLPNAAGDKAAVLATIGPMVDGGVVLSGHTDVVPVAGQAWTGDPFALRVADGRAYGRGAVDMKGFDALALALVPEMLATDLKRPIHILLSYDEETTCLGSMDGIARFGADLPRPGAVIVGEPTGMEVADAHKSIVTCLTTVHGHEAHSARPALGANAVTAACELVAGLNRIADLMIERGDPSGRFDPASTTVHVGTIHGGTARNILAKECRFHWEYRGLPDLDPAEIPRLFAAEVERVTRERLNRYGAFGRIETLEEVDIPGLAPEPGSEAERLCLRLAGRNRTIAVPYATEAGQFQAAGIPTVVCGPGDIAQAHQPDEFITLDALGRGERFLRNLIEAYAS
- the speG gene encoding spermidine N1-acetyltransferase, with the protein product MNAVTGITIKLRPLEREDLRFVHQLNNNDSIMRYWFEEAYESFAELQQLYERNIHNQTERRFIVADPGGEPAGLIELVEINHLHRRCEFQIAIHPSFQGRGYAWQATRIAMDYAFSVLNIHKLYLHVDRDNARAVRIYERCGFRPEGVLKDEFFVNGRYRDAVRMCLFQPDYLKARGGGGDIAEPVLKV